One region of Armigeres subalbatus isolate Guangzhou_Male chromosome 3, GZ_Asu_2, whole genome shotgun sequence genomic DNA includes:
- the LOC134226550 gene encoding 26S proteasome non-ATPase regulatory subunit 8, with protein sequence MDNVVALYKQLRTEWTKAPVNMKLCGSLLDKLKVALVELSYLPTGNSSATQQELVIARDVLEIAVEYSVATKNIPAFERYISQLKCYYYDYKNQLGESKNKNQVLGMNLLFLLSQNRVAEFHTELELLPADIIQSNEYIRHPLALEQYLMEGRYNKIFQAKGNAPSERYNFFTDILLQTVRDEIGACLESSYERVSLQEAAKRLNLKTKEEVKEFGEKKGWKLGSDGFYHFVSELVKPKDPMPSQELAEQAIFYARELEMIV encoded by the exons ATGGATAACGTCGTCGCCTTGTACAAGCAGTTGCGCACCGAGTGGACCAAAGCTCCCGTCAACATGAAGCTGTGCGGTTCGTTGCTGGACAAGCTGAAG GTTGCCCTGGTTGAACTGTCCTATCTGCCCACTGGAAACAGTTCCGCCACGCAACAGGAGCTGGTAATTGCACGGGATGTCCTCGAAATTGCCGTCGAGTACAGTGTGGCCACAAAGAACATTCCTGCCTTCGAGAGATATATTTCACAGCTTAAATGCTACTACTACGATTACAA AAACCAGCTGGGcgaatccaaaaacaaaaaccaaGTGCTGGGAATGAACTTACTTTTCCTGCTGTCGCAGAATCGTGTAGCCGAGTTTCACACGGAGCTGGAGCTGCTTCCGGCCGATATTATCCAATCCAACGAGTACATCCGTCACCCGCTGGCCTTGGAGCAGTATCTGATGGAGGGACGCTACAACAAAATCTTCCAAGCGAAGGGCAATGCCCCGTCGGAGCGGTACAACTTCTTTACCGATATTCTGCTGCAGACGGTGCGGGATGAAATCGGTGCCTGTCTGGAAAGCTCGTACGAGCGGGTTTCCCTCCAGGAGGCAGCCAAACGGTTGAATCTCAAAACCAAGGAAGAGGTGAAGGAATTCGGTGAGAAGAAAGGCTGGAAGCTCGGATCGGACGGGTTCTACCACTTCGTTAGTGAGTTGGTCAAACCAAAAGATCCGATGCCGTCGCAGGAGCTGGCCGAACAGGCCATTTTCTACGCGCGTGAGCTTGAGATGATCGTTTGA
- the LOC134226549 gene encoding DNA repair protein XRCC1, which yields MPNVVFKSVESFSSEDPNFPASNLLAKEARKWKCREAGEKSALVVLRLEKPLTISGVDIGNEHSAFVEVLVARSGPSNPEFKEILLTSSFMSPIESRNSTSTNRVRCFTQAELIESVARCQWDLVKIICTQPFNSRVQYGISFVTLHCPKAQNKHELEKKSLVPDKFKKQIQEEAEKHEAPKAVKLGRFIIREESPDSDEANNSSALFARWKESRGGTAATVNAKVSSNSTNVVSTAAAIRNASTPAAVKNKQLTPVVNRKPVAITPKVKPRLFDDDDEEEEITKPLNRNRESLLYDKDDDKPNEKLEKKMAEDRARIQREKVKSDKEKRDHLLAEKKSKGHDKSVTKFKDFLFEDPPGTASGDSPKKISSSQEKRHRSRSPPTAEKTKHHKRRDSGRDSREEHRERERKPSEQETKKRPSESPRDNSNKKQKHQLSGDEYENRKGKPPTYKHFNKLLENVVLVISGIQNPDRANLRTQALAMGAKYKSDWDSSCTHLICAFKNTPKYNQVHGKGKIVKKGWIERCHALRKRLSWRKFALDSNEAEQSDSEGEIIDISKKPSDLSSFGEKAEVHSSRVKESKRETDEEALSHYDLDDVVLVEDRKPDTVEISGSDTEEEIERVKEMHKKESGNANGVYDKSTEDEGASTTNKGAPLDFFKGQTFFIDSDIGAVDIIKLERYVTLYKGTITKTANEADYVVTRNQKPMGDGFKGQLIKPLWVYECHDMECLIPIQRYQP from the exons ATGCCGAACGTCGTGTTTAAATCCGTGGAAAGTTTCAGCAGCGAAGATCCG AACTTTCCCGCTTCTAATTTACTGGCCAAGGAAGCGCGTAAATGGAAGTGTCGCGAAGCGGGGGAAAAGAGCGCTTTGGTGGTTTTGCGGTTGGAAAAGCCTCTGACCATCAGTGGAGTCGATATAGGAAACGAACACTCGGCCTTTGTAGAAGTGCTGGTGGCTCGAAGTGGGCCATCTAATCCCGAATTCAAAGAGATCCTTTTGACGTCctcgttcatgtcaccgatagaAAGCCGAAACTCGACCAGCACCAATCGAGTGAGATGTTTTACCCAGGCTGAACTGATCGAATCGGTGGCTCGGTGTCAATGGGATCTGGTTAAAATAATTTGTACCCAGCCGTTTAATAGTCGCGTTCAGTACGGGATTTCATTCGTGACTTTGCATTGTCCTAAGGCGCAAAACAAGCACGAGTTGGAAAAGAAATCGCTTGTTCCAGATAAATTTAAGAAACAGATTCAGGAAGAAGCTGAGAAGCACGAGGCGCCGAAAGCTGTAAAGTTGGGGAGGTTTATAATACGGGAGGAATCTCCTGACTCAGATGAGGCGAATAATTCATCGGCCCTTTTTGCGCGATGGAAGGAATCTCGAGGCGGAACAGCTGCGACTGTGAATGCCAAAGTTTCAAGCAACTCGACGAATGTGGTGTCAACAGCAGCGGCAATTCGTAATGCGTCTACACCAGCTGCAGtcaaaaacaaacaattaacACCGGTGGTCAATAGAAAACCCGTTGCGATAACACCCAAGGTAAAACCGCGCTTGTTcgacgacgatgatgaagaagaagaaattaccAAGCCGCTGAATCGGAACCGCGAGTCACTGCTTTATGACAAGGATGATGACAAACccaatgaaaaattagaaaagaaAATGGCTGAAGATCGGGCTCGGATACAACGGGAAAAAGTTAAATCCGACAAGGAGAAGCGCGATCATTTATTGGCGGAAAAGAAATCCAAGGGCCATGACAAGTCTGTCACGAAGTTTAAAGACTTTTTATTCGAAGATCCGCCGGGAACTGCGAGTGGTGATAGTCCAAAGAAGATCAGCTCTTCTCAAGAAAAGCGGCATCGTTCGAGGTCGCCGCCAACCGCAGAAAAAACAAAGCATCATAAACGACGAGATTCGGGACGGGATTCGAGAGAGGAACATCGTGAGCGGGAAAGGAAGCCTTCCGAGCAAGAAACTAAAAAACGTCCCTCGGAGTCGCCGAGGGACAATAGCAACAAAAAACAGAAGCATCAACTGTCGGGTGATGAATATGAAAATCGGAAGGGTAAGCCACCGACCTACAAGCATTTCAACAAGTTGCTGGAAAACGTGGTACTCGTTATCAGTGGAATACAAAATCCCGACCGGGCAAATCTGAGAACTCAGGCGCTTGCAATGGGGGCGAAATACAAGTCCGATTGGGACTCCAGCTGCACGCATCTCAT TTGCGCCTTCAAAAACACCCCCAAGTACAATCAGGTGCATGGCAAAGGTAAAATAGTGAAGAAAGGATGGATTGAGCGGTGTCACGCACTTCGGAAGCGTCTGTCATGGCGCAAATTTGCTCTGGATTCCAATGAAGCTGAGCAATCAGACTCAGAGGGCGAAATCATTGACATCTCCAAGAAACCAAGCGACCTCTCGTCGTTCGGTGAGAAGGCAGAAGTGCATAGCAGTAGGGTTAAGGAATCAAAGCGCGAAACGGACGAAGAAGCCCTGTCTCATTATGATTTGGACGACGTGGTGTTGGTGGAAGACCGAAAACCGGACACGGTTGAAATATCCGGATCGGACACTGAAGAGGAGATTGAACGAGTCAAAGAGATGCACAAGAAGGAATCCGGGAATGCGAATGGAGTGTACGATAAGAGTACCGAGGACGAGGGTGCGAGTACCACGAACAAGGGTGCACCGTTGGACTTCTTCAAAGGACAAACGTTTTTCATCGATTCTGATATTGGGGCCGTGGACattatcaaattggaacgatatGTGACTTTGTATAAAGG AACTATTACCAAGACTGCGAATGAAGCTGATTACGTCGTAACACGTAATCAAAAACCAATGGGAGACGGCTTCAAAGGTCAACTAATTAAACCACTTTGGGTGTACGAATGCCACGACATGGAATGCCTTATCCCAATTCAACGATATCAACCATAA